From a region of the Coprococcus comes ATCC 27758 genome:
- a CDS encoding aspartate kinase — MIKVVKFGGSSLADAVQIKKAGKIVLSEESRRYVVPSAPGKRFSDDTKVTDMLYRCYGAAVKEKKFTELLADIQKRYQEIIEGLGITLSLDEEFATIRDNFAKKIGRDYAASRGEYLNGRVIAAYLGYEFIDAAEVIKFDENGNFLSEETNQVLTDRLSKVERAVIPGFYGARPDGTIQTFSRGGSDVTGSIVARATHADMYENWTDVSGFLIADPRIIKNPKGIEAITYKELRELSYMGASVLHEDAIFPVRKEGIPINIRNTNAPEEKGTLIVEGTCRKPKYTITGIAGKRGFASITIEKAMMNSEVGFGRKVLGVFEDEGISFEHMPSGIDTMTIFVHQDEFEEHEQKVLAGIHRAVNPDDIELESDLALIAVVGRGMRQTRGTAGRIFSALAHAHVNVKMIDQGSSELNIIIGVREHDFEAAIKAIYDIFVNTQL, encoded by the coding sequence ATGATTAAGGTAGTGAAATTCGGCGGAAGTTCTCTTGCCGATGCAGTACAGATTAAAAAGGCAGGAAAGATCGTTCTTTCAGAGGAATCAAGACGTTACGTTGTACCGTCTGCTCCGGGAAAGCGTTTTTCCGACGACACCAAGGTAACAGATATGCTGTATCGTTGTTACGGCGCAGCTGTAAAAGAGAAGAAATTTACAGAATTACTCGCTGACATTCAGAAGAGATATCAGGAAATCATTGAAGGGCTTGGAATCACTCTTTCTCTTGACGAAGAATTTGCCACCATCCGTGATAATTTTGCAAAGAAGATTGGAAGAGATTATGCTGCTTCCCGTGGAGAATATTTAAACGGACGTGTAATCGCAGCTTATCTTGGATATGAGTTTATCGATGCGGCAGAAGTGATCAAGTTCGATGAAAATGGGAACTTCCTTTCAGAAGAAACTAACCAGGTACTTACAGACAGACTTTCAAAAGTAGAGCGTGCCGTGATTCCTGGATTCTACGGAGCACGTCCGGACGGAACGATCCAGACATTTTCCCGCGGCGGATCTGATGTAACAGGATCGATCGTTGCAAGAGCCACACATGCTGATATGTATGAGAACTGGACAGACGTATCCGGATTCCTCATTGCAGATCCACGTATCATCAAGAATCCAAAAGGAATCGAAGCAATTACTTACAAAGAGTTGCGTGAACTTTCTTATATGGGTGCCAGCGTATTACATGAAGATGCAATCTTCCCGGTTCGTAAAGAAGGAATCCCGATCAACATCCGTAATACAAACGCACCGGAAGAAAAGGGTACTCTGATCGTAGAAGGAACCTGCCGAAAGCCGAAGTATACAATTACCGGTATTGCAGGAAAGCGTGGATTTGCTTCTATTACAATTGAAAAAGCAATGATGAACTCAGAAGTCGGATTTGGCCGCAAGGTTCTTGGTGTATTTGAAGATGAAGGAATTTCTTTTGAACATATGCCGTCAGGAATTGATACTATGACTATCTTCGTTCATCAGGATGAATTTGAAGAACATGAGCAGAAAGTGCTTGCGGGCATCCACCGTGCCGTGAATCCGGATGACATCGAACTGGAATCCGATCTTGCACTGATCGCTGTTGTTGGACGTGGAATGCGTCAGACACGCGGTACAGCCGGAAGAATTTTCTCCGCACTGGCACATGCACATGTCAATGTAAAAATGATCGACCAGGGATCCAGTGAGTTAAATATTATCATCGGTGTGAGAGAGCACGACTTTGAAGCAGCAATCAAAGCAATTTATGATATTTTTGTTAACACTCAGCTGTAA
- the ybaK gene encoding Cys-tRNA(Pro) deacylase: MGKKEVKTNAMRILDRKKISYEYQTYECDEFTDGIETADKLNLPHEQVYKTIVTTGKSGEHYVFVLPIEAEIDFKKAAKAVGEKSIEMLHLKELTPLTGYVRGGCTSIGMKKHFPTVIDASAQQFEKVYVSAGRIGAQLTLAPEDLRKAADATFADVIHA; the protein is encoded by the coding sequence ATGGGTAAAAAAGAAGTCAAAACAAATGCAATGCGAATTTTAGACAGAAAGAAAATTTCTTACGAATATCAGACCTATGAATGCGATGAATTCACGGATGGAATTGAAACTGCCGATAAGCTGAATCTGCCTCACGAACAGGTTTACAAGACCATTGTCACAACAGGGAAAAGTGGCGAACATTATGTTTTCGTTCTTCCGATCGAAGCAGAAATTGATTTTAAGAAGGCTGCAAAAGCGGTTGGTGAAAAATCTATTGAAATGCTTCATTTAAAGGAGTTAACACCGCTTACCGGCTATGTGCGTGGTGGATGCACTTCGATCGGAATGAAAAAGCATTTTCCGACGGTCATTGATGCAAGTGCACAGCAGTTTGAGAAAGTCTATGTAAGTGCCGGAAGAATCGGTGCACAACTGACACTTGCACCGGAGGATTTGAGAAAAGCAGCGGATGCTACATTTGCAGATGTAATTCATGCATAG
- a CDS encoding CBS domain-containing protein: MNILFFLKPKAEVAFVYDYHTLRQAMEIMEYHKYSSIPMINREGKYVGTITEGDLLWGLKKLNILNLKEAEDIAITKIARRADYRPVSADSNMEDLMEKAMDQNFVPVIDDQQNFIGIITRKDIIGYCYEKIKKIAN, encoded by the coding sequence ATGAATATATTATTTTTCCTGAAGCCAAAAGCAGAAGTGGCATTTGTATATGACTACCACACGCTCAGACAGGCAATGGAAATCATGGAGTACCACAAATACTCATCCATTCCGATGATCAACCGGGAAGGTAAATACGTCGGTACAATCACCGAAGGAGACCTGCTCTGGGGACTTAAGAAGCTGAACATCCTGAATCTGAAAGAAGCAGAAGACATTGCAATCACGAAGATTGCAAGAAGAGCAGATTACCGGCCGGTAAGTGCCGATTCCAATATGGAGGATCTGATGGAAAAAGCGATGGATCAGAACTTTGTTCCGGTCATTGATGACCAGCAGAATTTCATAGGAATCATCACAAGAAAAGACATTATCGGATATTGTTATGAAAAAATTAAAAAAATCGCAAATTAG